The Phyllopteryx taeniolatus isolate TA_2022b chromosome 14, UOR_Ptae_1.2, whole genome shotgun sequence genome has a window encoding:
- the LOC133488556 gene encoding zinc finger protein 814-like isoform X2, whose protein sequence is MSNGAALHRQIGSIITALCNAAAAQITKVVEDGMVVLRLEVTQREQEIRRLRSSVEVLHGELRAAHRAADSLRKAQQHQHQHPRGGAEAERPEKLQSDFPNVEVAVKCEPAEQAACGQPEPSTERLSENQIDVPAGIRQTGAAGRGPHRQLYSSMRRRMVNRLMFKRGFACPFCGKCFEHSGNLERHKRIHTGEKPYRCDICGRRFNQKCSLKEHTKIHQRCLQSAPADIRGYPSKHPSADSRRPAEGDITSTAERVSTNRPELSRTPTIKSEPVEESVMQPEREAVDKQKSPSLRDGTNDRSPQNSAAVAQLIPPHVEASCSTFAFPPKPYGENNNNVMSSQLAYPRADAGPQWEPSGRPRNGPGSFYQGSRPKKCFFCSYCGKMFVRAGHLERHLRIHTGEKPYGCHICGRCFNQKSSLKCHMKTHRNDKNEEVQRPHPLMCPILDTCPQSATDPEQGPAALGDKLTDRPYGEAGESNAYLEAGEWRDYSANGELPYLDMLDPFSQVGMAAHEDGTILDFGLPSSDSTQNCYICSACGQSFDSYHLFERHQCKSETLFKCDVCGQGFDHTDKLQLHMKAHHDNYTATGDGNCTFQRFIEQMVEHLGHRCR, encoded by the exons ATGTCGAATGGCGCGGCTCTCCACAGACAGATCGGCTCCATCATCACCGCCCTGTGCAACGCCGCCGCGGCGCAGATCACCAAAGTGGTGGAGGACGGCATGGTGGTGCTGCGCCTGGAGGTGACCCAGCGAGAACAAGAGATCCGGCGGCTGAGGAGCAGCGTGGAGGTGCTGCACGGCGAGCTGAGAGCCGCCCATCGCGCGGCGGACAGCCTGCGGAAAGCACAacagcatcagcatcagcatcCCCGAG GGGGCGCTGAGGCTGAGAGGCCCGAAAAGCTCCAAAGCGACTTTCCCAACGTTGAAGTGGCGGTGAAGTGCGAACCCGCCGAACAGGCGGCATGCGGTCAACCCGAACCATCGACGGAAAGACTCAGTGAAAACCAGATTGATGTTCCAGCGGGCATCCGGCAAACAGGAGCGGCTGGCCGCGGGCCACACCGCCAGCTGTACAGCAGCATGCGGCGGCGGATGGTCAACCGGCTGATGTTCAAGCGGGGTTTCGCCTGTCCCTTCTGCGGGAAATGTTTTGAGCATTCCGGAAACCTGGAGCGGCACAAGAGGATCCACACAGGAGAAAAGCCGTACCGCTGTGACATCTGCGGGAGACGCTTCAACCAGAAGTGCAGCCTCAAAGAGCACACCAAGATCCATCAGAGAT GTCTTCAGTCAGCACCAGCTGACATCCGAGGGTACCCATCAAAGCATCCGAGCGCCGACAGTCGTCGTCCAGCAGAGGGAGACATCACTTCCACAGCCGAGCGTGTTTCCACCAACCGTCCGGAATTGTCCCGCACGCCAACGATCAAGTCGGAACCTGTTGAGGAGAGCGTGATGCAGCCTGAAAGGGAAGCGGTGGACAAGCAGAAGTCGCCAAGTTTACGTGACGGAACAAATGATCGGTCACCACAGAACAGTGCGGCAGTAGCTCAACTTATCCCGCCTCACGTTGAAGCCTCTTGCAGCACCTTCGCCTTCCCTCCAAAGCCTTAcggagaaaacaacaacaacgtgatGTCATCGCAGCTGGCGTACCCCCGCGCTGACGCCGGTCCGCAGTGGGAGCCGTCCGGCCGCCCTCGAAACGGCCCCGGTTCCTTTTACCAGGGGTCCCGGCCCAAGAAGTGTTTCTTCTGCTCATACTGCGGTAAGATGTTTGTGCGCGCCGGCCACCTGGAGCGACACCTGCGCatccacacgggcgagaagcccTACGGATGCCACATCTGCGGACGGTGCTTCAACCAGAAGTCCAGCCTCAAGTGCCACATGAAGACACACAGGAACG ACAAGAACGAGGAAGTACAGAGGCCACACCCCCTCATGTGCCCGATACTCGACACTTGCCCGCAGTCGGCGACCGATCCCGAGCAAGGACCGGCGGCTTTGGGCGACAAACTGACCGATCGCCCGTACGGCGAGGCGGGAGAGAGCAATGCCTATTTAGAAGCCGGTGAGTGGCGGGATTACTCCGCCAACGGCGAGCTGCCCTACCTGGATATGCTTGATCCGTTCTCGCAGGTAGGAATGGCAGCGCACGAGGATGGGACCATCCTGGACTTCGGTCTGCCGTCCTCGGACTCGACTCAAAACTGCTACATCTGTTCCGCCTGCGGGCAAAGTTTTGACTCGTACCATCTTTTCGAGAGGCACCAATGCAAAAGCGAAACATTGTTCAAGTGCGACGTCTGCGGTCAGGGCTTCGATCACACAGACAAACTGCAGCTGCACATGAAAGCCCACCA TGACAATTATACAGCAACTGGCGATGGAAACTGCACTTTCCAGCGCTTCATTGAACAAATG
- the LOC133488556 gene encoding zinc finger protein 814-like isoform X1 yields the protein MSNGAALHRQIGSIITALCNAAAAQITKVVEDGMVVLRLEVTQREQEIRRLRSSVEVLHGELRAAHRAADSLRKAQQHQHQHPRGGAEAERPEKLQSDFPNVEVAVKCEPAEQAACGQPEPSTERLSENQIDVPAGIRQTGAAGRGPHRQLYSSMRRRMVNRLMFKRGFACPFCGKCFEHSGNLERHKRIHTGEKPYRCDICGRRFNQKCSLKEHTKIHQRCLQSAPADIRGYPSKHPSADSRRPAEGDITSTAERVSTNRPELSRTPTIKSEPVEESVMQPEREAVDKQKSPSLRDGTNDRSPQNSAAVAQLIPPHVEASCSTFAFPPKPYGENNNNVMSSQLAYPRADAGPQWEPSGRPRNGPGSFYQGSRPKKCFFCSYCGKMFVRAGHLERHLRIHTGEKPYGCHICGRCFNQKSSLKCHMKTHRNDKNEEVQRPHPLMCPILDTCPQSATDPEQGPAALGDKLTDRPYGEAGESNAYLEAGEWRDYSANGELPYLDMLDPFSQVGMAAHEDGTILDFGLPSSDSTQNCYICSACGQSFDSYHLFERHQCKSETLFKCDVCGQGFDHTDKLQLHMKAHHDNYTATGDGNCTFQRFIEQMVGKCDHSICQLLMITVPLLNRRKKKRTSNNPQ from the exons ATGTCGAATGGCGCGGCTCTCCACAGACAGATCGGCTCCATCATCACCGCCCTGTGCAACGCCGCCGCGGCGCAGATCACCAAAGTGGTGGAGGACGGCATGGTGGTGCTGCGCCTGGAGGTGACCCAGCGAGAACAAGAGATCCGGCGGCTGAGGAGCAGCGTGGAGGTGCTGCACGGCGAGCTGAGAGCCGCCCATCGCGCGGCGGACAGCCTGCGGAAAGCACAacagcatcagcatcagcatcCCCGAG GGGGCGCTGAGGCTGAGAGGCCCGAAAAGCTCCAAAGCGACTTTCCCAACGTTGAAGTGGCGGTGAAGTGCGAACCCGCCGAACAGGCGGCATGCGGTCAACCCGAACCATCGACGGAAAGACTCAGTGAAAACCAGATTGATGTTCCAGCGGGCATCCGGCAAACAGGAGCGGCTGGCCGCGGGCCACACCGCCAGCTGTACAGCAGCATGCGGCGGCGGATGGTCAACCGGCTGATGTTCAAGCGGGGTTTCGCCTGTCCCTTCTGCGGGAAATGTTTTGAGCATTCCGGAAACCTGGAGCGGCACAAGAGGATCCACACAGGAGAAAAGCCGTACCGCTGTGACATCTGCGGGAGACGCTTCAACCAGAAGTGCAGCCTCAAAGAGCACACCAAGATCCATCAGAGAT GTCTTCAGTCAGCACCAGCTGACATCCGAGGGTACCCATCAAAGCATCCGAGCGCCGACAGTCGTCGTCCAGCAGAGGGAGACATCACTTCCACAGCCGAGCGTGTTTCCACCAACCGTCCGGAATTGTCCCGCACGCCAACGATCAAGTCGGAACCTGTTGAGGAGAGCGTGATGCAGCCTGAAAGGGAAGCGGTGGACAAGCAGAAGTCGCCAAGTTTACGTGACGGAACAAATGATCGGTCACCACAGAACAGTGCGGCAGTAGCTCAACTTATCCCGCCTCACGTTGAAGCCTCTTGCAGCACCTTCGCCTTCCCTCCAAAGCCTTAcggagaaaacaacaacaacgtgatGTCATCGCAGCTGGCGTACCCCCGCGCTGACGCCGGTCCGCAGTGGGAGCCGTCCGGCCGCCCTCGAAACGGCCCCGGTTCCTTTTACCAGGGGTCCCGGCCCAAGAAGTGTTTCTTCTGCTCATACTGCGGTAAGATGTTTGTGCGCGCCGGCCACCTGGAGCGACACCTGCGCatccacacgggcgagaagcccTACGGATGCCACATCTGCGGACGGTGCTTCAACCAGAAGTCCAGCCTCAAGTGCCACATGAAGACACACAGGAACG ACAAGAACGAGGAAGTACAGAGGCCACACCCCCTCATGTGCCCGATACTCGACACTTGCCCGCAGTCGGCGACCGATCCCGAGCAAGGACCGGCGGCTTTGGGCGACAAACTGACCGATCGCCCGTACGGCGAGGCGGGAGAGAGCAATGCCTATTTAGAAGCCGGTGAGTGGCGGGATTACTCCGCCAACGGCGAGCTGCCCTACCTGGATATGCTTGATCCGTTCTCGCAGGTAGGAATGGCAGCGCACGAGGATGGGACCATCCTGGACTTCGGTCTGCCGTCCTCGGACTCGACTCAAAACTGCTACATCTGTTCCGCCTGCGGGCAAAGTTTTGACTCGTACCATCTTTTCGAGAGGCACCAATGCAAAAGCGAAACATTGTTCAAGTGCGACGTCTGCGGTCAGGGCTTCGATCACACAGACAAACTGCAGCTGCACATGAAAGCCCACCA TGACAATTATACAGCAACTGGCGATGGAAACTGCACTTTCCAGCGCTTCATTGAACAAATGGTAGGAAAATGCGATCACTCAATCTGCCAGTTATTGATGATAACTGTCCCGTTGctcaatagaagaaaaaaaaaaagaacttccaATAatccacagtaa